The following proteins are co-located in the Rhodopirellula islandica genome:
- a CDS encoding aldo/keto reductase — MSTGEVMKTKGQVDTNEALPTNPPDDDRRYRPTSRMGLGGLAAGNGFNTISNDEEILAMLNAAWDSGIRYFDTAPFYGLSLSERRFGDLLHNKKREDYVLSSKVGRLLTPSAEPLPKRWHWANHSPFHYRYDYTAAGTRRSVEDSLQRIGVSSLDIVFIHDLSPQNSDFGADWLKYFDEAAKGAMPELTKMREEGIIKAWGFGINSPHAIHKAVDIAAPDICLLALQYSILEHQEALEKTFPLLDEHGISAVVGAPLNGGYLAGRNRFNYSSLIPDAMKQKFAAINEVANRHGIDIKTAALQFAEAPSTVSAIIPGARTAQQVNENVAAMKVDIPGAFWDELKSKKLIAQNAPTKA, encoded by the coding sequence ATGTCCACAGGCGAAGTCATGAAGACCAAGGGACAGGTGGATACCAACGAAGCGCTGCCCACCAATCCCCCAGACGACGACCGACGTTATCGCCCGACATCCCGAATGGGACTGGGCGGACTCGCAGCCGGAAATGGATTCAACACCATTTCGAATGATGAAGAAATCCTCGCCATGCTGAACGCAGCCTGGGATTCTGGGATCCGGTACTTTGACACCGCACCGTTTTACGGTCTGAGTTTGAGTGAACGGCGGTTTGGAGATTTGCTCCACAACAAAAAACGGGAAGACTATGTTCTGTCGTCGAAGGTGGGGCGTCTCCTGACACCCTCGGCAGAACCATTGCCCAAACGATGGCACTGGGCCAACCACTCTCCCTTTCACTACCGATACGACTACACGGCGGCGGGAACGCGTCGATCGGTCGAAGACAGCCTGCAACGCATTGGTGTCTCCTCACTCGACATCGTCTTCATTCACGACCTCTCACCTCAGAACAGTGACTTTGGTGCAGACTGGCTCAAGTACTTTGACGAAGCCGCCAAAGGCGCCATGCCAGAGCTCACCAAAATGCGTGAGGAAGGCATCATCAAGGCCTGGGGATTTGGCATCAACTCTCCCCACGCGATCCACAAAGCGGTGGACATTGCCGCCCCAGACATCTGTTTGTTGGCACTTCAGTATTCGATTCTGGAACATCAAGAAGCGCTGGAGAAAACGTTTCCGCTCCTGGACGAGCATGGCATTTCCGCTGTGGTCGGAGCACCACTCAATGGCGGCTACTTGGCAGGACGAAACCGCTTCAACTATTCCAGCCTGATCCCAGATGCAATGAAGCAAAAATTCGCGGCAATCAACGAGGTCGCGAACAGGCACGGGATCGACATCAAGACCGCAGCTCTGCAATTTGCCGAGGCTCCCTCGACGGTGTCCGCCATCATCCCTGGTGCTCGAACGGCTCAACAGGTGAACGAGAATGTGGCTGCGATGAAAGTCGATATTCCCGGAGCCTTCTGGGACGAACTGAAATCGAAAAAGCTCATCGCCCAGAACGCGCCCACGAAGGCATGA
- a CDS encoding PQQ-like beta-propeller repeat protein, giving the protein MIHSRFGNLAVCIVLLSASVVAFDSSHNRAHAEEWSIFRGPSGNGIADADASVPTEWSPEKNVAFRTELPGEGWSSPVIANGRIFVSAAIPADSESDSSKTEFDLTLIVLDANSGKLLKSVPLMQQTAEKSARIHKKNSHASPTPIVEGNRVFVHFGYQGTACVDLDGKLIWKNRDLFFKPVHGNGGTPVLVDDKLIFTCDGASDPKVVALDAATGKIAWEVKRPIDAKRKFSFCTPLTIVVDGQKQVIAPGSDCVLALDPANGNVIWQVRYSGYSVIPKPIYHNGLVYLSTSYDTPSMLAIDPTGSGDVTDTHLKWSLNKNVPHTPSMLADDEFIYSVSDDGIAMCVEAATGDIVYKKRVGGGFSSSPILVGNKIYYTNESGVTTVVATGPDYKVLAENDLGERTLASAAVDGNALIMRTADAIYRIEE; this is encoded by the coding sequence ATGATCCATTCCCGGTTCGGCAACCTTGCCGTTTGCATCGTTCTGTTGTCTGCCAGCGTTGTTGCGTTTGATTCGTCACACAACCGCGCCCATGCAGAGGAATGGAGCATTTTCCGAGGACCATCGGGCAACGGAATTGCAGACGCGGACGCCAGCGTTCCCACGGAATGGTCACCTGAGAAGAACGTTGCTTTTCGAACGGAGTTGCCCGGGGAAGGTTGGTCGTCTCCCGTGATTGCGAATGGGCGGATCTTCGTTTCGGCGGCGATACCCGCGGATTCAGAATCTGATTCGAGCAAGACAGAATTTGATCTTACGTTGATCGTTCTCGATGCGAACAGTGGCAAGCTGTTGAAGTCCGTTCCACTCATGCAGCAAACCGCCGAGAAGAGTGCCAGGATTCACAAGAAGAACTCCCATGCCAGCCCCACGCCGATCGTGGAAGGCAACCGCGTGTTCGTGCACTTTGGATATCAAGGAACGGCGTGTGTCGATCTCGATGGAAAACTGATTTGGAAGAACCGCGACCTGTTCTTCAAACCGGTCCACGGAAACGGTGGCACTCCGGTGTTGGTCGACGACAAGTTGATTTTCACGTGCGACGGAGCGAGCGATCCCAAGGTCGTTGCACTGGATGCCGCAACGGGCAAGATCGCGTGGGAAGTCAAACGTCCCATCGACGCCAAGAGGAAGTTTTCGTTTTGCACCCCGTTGACGATTGTGGTCGATGGGCAGAAACAAGTCATCGCGCCCGGCAGTGATTGTGTGTTGGCACTTGACCCCGCCAATGGCAATGTGATTTGGCAAGTGCGTTACTCGGGATACTCCGTGATCCCCAAACCGATCTACCACAACGGATTGGTCTATTTGTCGACCAGTTACGACACGCCCAGCATGCTGGCGATCGATCCGACTGGATCAGGTGATGTCACCGACACGCATCTGAAATGGTCGCTCAACAAGAATGTGCCCCACACCCCATCGATGCTCGCCGACGACGAGTTCATTTACTCGGTCAGTGACGATGGAATCGCGATGTGTGTGGAAGCGGCAACCGGCGACATCGTCTACAAGAAACGCGTGGGCGGTGGGTTTTCCTCGTCACCGATTTTGGTGGGCAACAAGATCTATTACACCAACGAATCTGGCGTGACGACCGTCGTGGCGACAGGTCCCGATTACAAGGTCCTGGCGGAAAACGATCTCGGCGAACGCACGCTCGCCTCAGCAGCCGTCGATGGCAACGCGCTGATCATGCGAACCGCCGACGCGATCTACCGGATCGAAGAGTAG
- a CDS encoding beta propeller repeat protein gives MTRRPERESSISLTRRQWLISAAASSGMLLQANERIWANEPEASETPHFWYRLAPEGPYIDSQRGNKAFGFGQGKVFLSEDNGQTWPHNAIFRDADNITFSCILGNGNVLFATRTRLFLSTDNLTTYQEVVVQDTDGSDYVPHQPLDPENPGWYFHPLDGVHTWEVNGSEMLVWGNYCNVLGGAVPVNIYYSTDQGATVKIAYAFGQSPTFQQPGAGPSDLLGNPENSVVCRHVHCVTYNPNENAFYACTGDHDRTDADGNNHQECHWLRGIYDAANDTWDWTVLVSVNSNSRYKSGGINFVDGQLHWAADANGKNGTMPHDRGIFRCDPADLADPTKHELLFNPHYESANMIIEDSVILSAHYAPASPYATGIIYSPDLGETWAQYDLKEFGQRSAIRFHQKNSDGWFRVDLRKGWIERGEVLFIKPKPI, from the coding sequence ATGACGAGACGCCCCGAACGTGAATCCTCCATCTCATTGACTCGGCGGCAATGGCTGATCTCAGCGGCGGCCAGCAGTGGCATGCTGTTGCAAGCCAACGAGCGAATTTGGGCGAATGAGCCGGAAGCTTCCGAAACGCCTCATTTCTGGTACCGCTTGGCTCCCGAAGGCCCCTACATCGATTCCCAACGCGGCAACAAAGCCTTTGGTTTCGGACAGGGGAAAGTGTTTCTGTCCGAAGACAACGGTCAAACCTGGCCTCACAACGCCATTTTTCGCGATGCGGACAACATCACCTTCAGTTGCATTTTGGGAAACGGGAATGTCCTGTTCGCCACACGCACGCGTTTGTTTCTCAGCACCGACAATTTGACGACCTACCAAGAAGTGGTTGTTCAAGACACCGACGGCAGCGACTACGTTCCTCATCAACCGCTCGATCCAGAGAACCCAGGCTGGTACTTTCATCCGCTCGATGGCGTTCACACCTGGGAAGTGAACGGATCGGAAATGTTGGTGTGGGGCAACTATTGCAACGTGCTGGGCGGAGCCGTGCCGGTCAACATCTACTATTCGACCGATCAAGGCGCGACCGTCAAAATCGCGTACGCCTTCGGCCAGAGCCCCACGTTCCAACAACCCGGCGCGGGGCCCAGCGATCTGCTGGGCAATCCTGAAAACTCAGTGGTGTGCCGACACGTTCACTGTGTGACCTACAACCCAAATGAAAACGCTTTCTACGCCTGCACTGGCGACCACGATCGCACCGATGCCGACGGCAACAACCACCAAGAATGCCACTGGCTTCGCGGAATCTACGACGCTGCAAACGACACATGGGATTGGACGGTGTTGGTTTCGGTCAATTCGAACTCCCGATACAAATCGGGGGGAATCAACTTCGTCGACGGGCAACTTCACTGGGCCGCCGATGCCAACGGCAAGAACGGCACGATGCCGCACGACCGCGGCATCTTCCGTTGTGACCCTGCTGATCTGGCGGATCCAACGAAGCACGAATTGTTGTTCAACCCGCACTACGAATCCGCCAACATGATCATCGAAGACAGCGTGATCCTGTCGGCCCACTACGCTCCTGCATCACCCTATGCAACCGGTATCATCTATTCGCCTGACCTGGGCGAGACTTGGGCGCAGTACGACCTGAAGGAGTTTGGTCAACGAAGTGCGATCCGATTTCACCAAAAGAACAGCGACGGCTGGTTTCGCGTCGATTTGCGAAAGGGCTGGATCGAACGCGGCGAAGTCCTGTTCATCAAACCCAAACCCATTTGA